Proteins from a single region of Oryza brachyantha chromosome 6, ObraRS2, whole genome shotgun sequence:
- the LOC102708903 gene encoding twinkle homolog protein, chloroplastic/mitochondrial, producing MPPRPSLQSLLLMAASTAGAGGCGGFLPVGRRRLPAVAVAAGGGHRIRLLHSFAAGRGLPAAGHEVACCARTAPVARPAGPVAIRSRGVHSAGDHKKSCEQRLGQLIEKLKKEGINPNKWKLGTQQRMICPMCNGGSTEEQSLSVFIRMDGKDAVWQCFRSNCGWKGNVKPDGVSKISQAKNGTECETDQDGEANLPVNKVYRKICEEDLHLEPLCDELVTYFSERMISPETLRRNSVMQRNWSNKIVIAFTYRRDGVLVGCKYREVSKKFSQEANTEKILYGLDDIKRARDIIIVEGEIDKLSMEEAGYRNCVSVPDGAPPQVSSKLPDKEQDKKYQYLWNCKDYLDSASRIILATDADHPGQALAEELARRLGKERCWRVNWPKKNETDICKDANEVLMFLGPQALKKVIDNAELYPIRGLFSFKDFFPEIDNYYLGIRGDELGVPTGWNSMDELYKVVPGELTVVTGVPNSGKSEWIDALLCNINDQVGWKFVLCSMENKVREHARKLLEKRIKKPFFDARYGGSAERMSIEEFEEGKQWLNETFHLIRCEDDCLPSINWVLELAKAAVLRYGVRGLVIDPYNELDHQRPSNQTETEYVSQMLTKIKRFAQHHSCHVWFVAHPRQLHNWNGGPPNMYDISGSAHFINKCDNGIVIHRNRDPNSGPVDVVQVCVRKVRNKVIGQIGDAFLSYDRVSGEFRDADKDTVAKATVAAANAAKAPHRKG from the exons ATGCCACCGAGGCCCTCCCTCCAGTCGCTCCTACTCAtggccgcctccaccgccggcgccgggggctGCGGGGGGTTCCTCcccgtcggtcgccgccgcctccccgccgtggCGGTCGCCGCGGGGGGAGGCCACCGTATCCGGCTGCTCCACTCCTTCGCCGCGGGTCGAGGACTCCCCGCGGCGGGCCACGAGGTGGCCTGCTGCGCCAGGACCGCCCCCGTGGCGCGGCCCGCCGGCCCCGTCGCCATTCGCTCCAGGGGCG TTCATTCAGCGGGGGACCACAAAAAGAGTTGTGAGCAGCGACTTGGGCAGTTAATTGAGAAACTGAAGAAGGAAGGAATAAATCCAAATAAATGGAAGCTTGGTACTCAACAACGGATGATCTGCCCAATG TGCAATGGGGGATCTACTGAGGAACAAAGCCTCAGTGTTTTTATCAGAATGGATGG GAAAGATGCAGTATGGCAATGTTTTAGATCTAATTGTGGTTGGAAGGGAAATGTCAAG CCTGATGGTGTTTCCAAGATTTCACAAGCCAAAAATGGCACAGAATGTGAAACTGACCAGGATGGTGAAGCTAATCTGCCAGTCAATAAGGTTTACAGAAAAATTTGTGAGGAGGACCTCCATCTTGAGCCACTTTGTGAtgag CTTGTAACATACTTCTCAGAGAGAATGATATCGCCAGAAACACTTCGTAGGAACAGCGTAATGCAGCGTAACTGGAGTAATAAG ATAGTTATTGCTTTCACCTATCGACGTGATGGAGTACTCGTTGGCTGCAAATATAGGGAAGTCTCTAAGAAATTTTCACAG GAAGCAAACAcagagaaaattttatatggtcTGGATGATATAAAGCGAGCTCGGGATATTATCATT GTTGAGGGTGAAATCGATAAGCTCTCCATGGAAGAAGCTGGTTACCGTAACTGTGTCAGTGTACCAGATGGTGCACCACCACAAGTATCCAGCAAGCTCCCAGATAAAGAACAG GATAAGAAGTACCAATATCTGTGGAATTGCAAAGATTATCTTGACTCG GCATCTAGGATAATTCTGGCAACAGATGCTGATCATCCAGGGCAGGCCCTGGCTGAGGAACTCGCTCGTCGTCTTGGTAAAGAAAG ATGTTGGAGGGTCAACTGGCCAAAGAAGAATGAGACAGATATTTGCAAAGACGCAAATGAG GTACTGATGTTTTTAGGACCACAAGCATTGAAAAAGGTTATAGATAATGCAGAACTGTATCCTATAAGAGGCCTTTTCTCCTTCAAAGATTTCTTCCCTGAGATTGATAATTATTATCTTGGAATCCGTGGGGATGAGCTTGGTGTTCCTACTGGATGGAATTCTATGGATGAGCTTTACAAG GTTGTTCCTGGGGAGTTAACTGTAGTAACAGGAGTGCCGAATTCTGGTAAAAGTGAGTGGATTGATGCCTTGCTGTGCAATATAAATGACCAGGTTGGGTGGAAATTCGTTTTGTGCTCAATGGAAAACAAG GTCAGGGAACATGCTAGGAAGCTCTTAGAGAAGCGCATTAAGAAACCATTCTTTGATGCTAG ATATGGAGGCTCTGCAGAAAGAATGAGTATAGAGGAATTTGAAGAAGGCAAACAATGGCTGAATGAAACATTCCATCTGATCCG GTGTGAAGATGATTGTCTTCCATCCATTAATTGGGTTCTCGAGCTTGCTAAAGCTGCAGTTCTAAGATATGGAGTGCGTGGTCTTGTGATTGATCCATATAATGAACTTGATCACCAACGCCCCTCTAATCA AACTGAAACAGAATATGTCAGTCAGATGCTTACCAAGATTAAGCGCTTTGCTCAACACCATTCCTGTCATGTTTGGTTTGTTGCCCACCCTAGACAG CTTCATAACTGGAATGGTGGTCCACCTAATATGTATGACATCAGTGGAAGCGCACATTTTATAAACAAATGTGATAATGGAATTGTCATCCACCGAAATAGGGACCCAAACAGTGGCCCTGTTGATGTGGTTCAG GTTTGTGTGAGGAAAGTGCGGAACAAAGTAATTGGACAAATAGGAGATGCTTTCTTGTCATATGACCG GGTTAGTGGTGAGTTCAGGGATGCAGATAAAGATACTGTAGCAAAGGCTACTGTTGCAGCCGCTAATGCAGCGAAAGCCCCACACAGAAAAGGATAA